A region of the Epinephelus fuscoguttatus linkage group LG22, E.fuscoguttatus.final_Chr_v1 genome:
agctgtggaggagcgaggggtggatctgactgagaagccgaggccactatcagcagacagcctgtcactcaaagaggcCCCGCCCATAATGATGAGTAACTTTAATAAAACggaaacaggtgagttatataaaattcaGCCCCGTACAGTCGCCATGACAgttaactgttttttgtacaaggctgtaaacatgtttatttaagtTTTAACACGAGGGTCTGTGTCAGAGGAACCGAGGTCTTTGGTTTCATTTCTCATCCTCAGAGGTCGACGCTCGCTGTTGtcttattaaacaaacaaaagtatgTATCAAACTATTTATGACTCATACTGGAGTTGAGGCGTCTCTTCGTCACGGATGAATACTTGTCGTGGGTGTGTTGGTTTTAGAGGGAGGAGATTTATTCTGCTTCCTTGTTTGTGTTATATGAACGTATGATGATGAAGCACCTTCCTGTTTTATGAGACTTTTATGCAGCATATTTTCGCTCTCAACACTTGTATAGCAGAGCAGTTTCCAtcaggattaataaagttttatattttccttattTAGGGTCAAAGACAGGACAGTTAATCCAGCACTGTCAAGAGATATTAGAAGTAAATTTACTCATTTACTCATATAGATATTATTACACCcagagatgggcaaaaatacttcaaaatgaattttgatacaaaatacccctcatataaatgtatcaaaataaaatacatgtattttgtattttcaaatacagaaaacacttttttttctttttcttttagcagCGACCCGCAGCTCTATGGGTCACTCTGTCGGTCGGTCGGTCAGTCCACAAAGCTTTtcgtgaataactcaaaaagtccttgaccaagaatgctcaaaatttgcatactgcaactagagaccatgagtaactGTGCCAGAAAGAATGCCCACCATTCGTccataggtggcgctatactaaccaattcaaatctttttgtgaataactcaaaaagtccttgaccaagaATGCTCAAAACTGACATGCTACAATTAGAGACCACAAGTAACTATGCCAGAAAGAACAACCGTGATTCGTCAATTAATGCGTGATAGTGACAAATTTGGTCGCAGCTATTGTAAATTTGCGCTTGTTCTCTCACAATTTGGTGTACCAAAAATATTATTcattgattcagatttagattcagacaactCTACTGATCCCACGTGAGGCAACTGAATGGCCcaagattaaaaaacatatagataaaaatatattttttttaaataaataaaaaatattgttacatccaatatattaagaatgtgtagcctattatttttgttttttgattcatGGAGAAAGTATtctgagtattttaaatataaaattactccactcaaaagtattttgttacaaattacatttgctttttatcgtCCTTCTCAAATActaattacaaaatactcaaatgtaactgaaatacatattttaaatacaagcaatagaaatactgcccatACCTGATTACACCTCGTCAAAGCTTTTTAGGATGGGCCTGATACATGATAGAGAGTGTTGGAGGTGTGAGGATGTGTTGGGCACATTGTTGCACGCTGTGTGTGAACGCTCTGTGGTTCTTCCTTCTGGAAAGGAGTGCTGGTGAAACTTGGTGAACATGAAGAGCAGTCAGCGCTTAAACTGACAGGAAGTTAAGTCCATCAGCTGCTGTTCTCTGTGAAgggaacatttttatatttaacagACGGTTGTCAGGCTCATCAGGAGCGTTGTGTTACTGAGGAGAACACATGAAACTGACTGTTACAGCTCAAGTTTGTTGTTGCTGTCAGCAGAGTCATGCCTCTAAAAGCACCAGAGGAAACTGTTGGCACTGTTGTTCTGCACACAGATTTGTGcatttcatatttatcatatCAACGGTtcaagtgacatagtatatgagctggtTTTTcacctggaggtggaggggatggtgtcACACCTCagcaagatgcctgccaagctgcagacagctgttcaacaccaacacacaacaacaaaagcgTGTTGTTTGTGTGCCTAAACCAACCCACACCTTAAcgacagtgttgttgaaaaataaagtttaaatgtaTCCGCCAGCCCACagaataacatgcaaatgtaacgtatccacAGTTTACAGAAAAGTACAATGGCAGTATTTTTCTGGTGAGTGGGTTTGTTAAAAACATCCTAAAGTAAAGTCACGATGTGTTGAAactggttagcattgtcgcctcacagcaggagggttcctggtttgaaccctggggtgtggagtttgcatgttctccccgtgtcagcgtgggtttcctccaggtgctctgacatgttctccccgtgtcaacgtgggtttcctccaggtactcccacatgttctccctgtgtcagcgtgggtttcctccaggtgctctgacatgttctccctgtgtcagcgtgggtttcctccaggtgctctgacatgttctccctgtgtcagcgtgggtttcctccaggtgctctgacatgttctccctgtgtcagcgtgggtttcctccaggtgctctgacatgttctccccgtgtcaacgtgggtttcctccaggtgctctgacatgttctccctgtgtcagcgtgggtttcctccaggtgctctgacatgttctccctgtgtcagcgtgggtttcctccaggtgctctgacatgttctccctgtgtcagcgtgggtttcctccaggtgctcccacatgttctccctgtgtcagcgtgggtttcctccaggtgctctgacatgttctccctgtgtcagtgtgggtttcctccaggtgctcccacatgttctccctgtgtcagcgtgggtttcctccaggtgctccgacatgttctcacTGTGTCAGcctgggtttcctccaggtgctctgacatgttctccctgtgtcagcgtgggtttcctccaggtgctcccacatgttctccctgtgtcagcgtgggtttcctccaggtgctctgacatgttctccctgtgtcagcgtgggtttcctccaggtactcccacatgttctccccgtgtcagcatgggtttcctccaggtgctctgacatgttctccctgtgtcagcgtgggtttcctccaggtgctctgacatgtgcGGGGTCGTCCTGGATGGGTACACGGACTCTGAGAGATCTAAGATCAAATGTGGTGCATTCATTCTCCCTTTGACACAATATTCTTAATATCCTGTcgtgtgttttcatgtcttgtagTGTGTGCAGGTTTGAGACTAGATTAGAGAGAAGACCATCTGTGATGCAACCAGATTTTAAAATAGGTTAGGATTTTAAAACTCCTGTAGTCTAAGCCCGGCTGAAGTCATTCTTTCTCTTTTGGTTCCAGGGTTTCAACATGATGGCTGCCAACTGTCTGCCGAGTGAGGACCAGCTGCTGTGCAGCATCTGCCTGGAGGTGTTCACAGATCCAGTCACGTTACCATGTGGACACAACTTCTGCAAAAGCTGCATCACGCAGCACTTGAGATTTAATTCGCAGCGCCAGTGTCCCATGTGTAAAGAACAAGTTAATAGAAAATGTAAGCTGAAGGTGAATACCTTCATATCTGAGATGGCTGCTCAGTTCAGACAGTCAGCTGAAAGGAAATCAGGGGACAGCTCAGAGCAACAAGTTGAGACACCTGCAGAAGCTTCCTCTGACGTTCCTATTGGAACCAAACGCACTAGGCTGAAGTCCTGCCTGTGGTTAGGCCTGGCATGTCTGACCGTCGGCTTAGCAATTAACTACCAGCTTCATCAAACAATATCCAGCCTGAAAATCCATCAGCTGTTTGATACTGATGAGCACATGTGTCCTGTGCACGATAAACCTCTGGAGCTCTACTGCAAGGATGAACAGAAGCCCATATGTCAGACCTGCGCTGATGCAAGTCACAAATTTCACCACATTGTTCCTCTGAAAGAAGAATACGAAGTGAAAAAGACAGAGCTTTTGAAAACAGAGGCTGCAATTTTGTATAAGATCGTGGAGAGGCAACTGAAGCTTCAGGAGATCAGACAATGGGCGAAGCTCAGCAAGGAAgctacagacagagagagggctGATGGTGTTCAGGTCTTCAACACTTTGATCCAGTCTTTGGAAAGAGCTCAGGCCGAGCTCATCGGGATGACTGAAGCCAAGCAGAAAACCACAAATAAACAGGCCAAAGATTTCATCCAAGGGCTGGAGCAGGAAATCTCTGAGCTGATCAGGAGACGCGATGAGGTGAAGCAGCTCTCACGCTCAGAGGACCACCTCCACTTCCTCCAGAGCTTCCCATCTGTGACTGCAGCTCCACTCGCCAACAAGTTGCCAGAGTTCAGTGTCTGTCCAGCATCGTATGGACGAATCCTGAGGACAACTCTGGTGACTGCGGTGGATCAGCTGACGAAGTCAGCCAGAAATAAGATGGAGAAGCTGGATGAAGCTGATCTGAAGAGCATTCAGCAGACAGCAGTAGATGTGACTCTGGATCCTGACACTGCACATCCTACTCTGATTCTGTCTGATGATGGGAAACAAGTTCACTATGGTGGTGAGACCGAGGATGAAATCCCAGACAACTTTGTCCTGGGAAAGCAGGGTTTCTCTTGTGAAAGATTTTCCTACGATGTTCAAGTTAAAGGGAAGACGGTGTGGGTTTTAGGAGTGGTCAAGGAGTCTGTCAGGAATGAAGAACTTTACCAAAACTCTGAGAACGACTACTGGGCTATACTTCAGTTTCAAAAAGACTTCTTTGCACTCACTGGCAAGgctgtttctttctctgtcagTGATCCGCCTGAGAAGGTCAGAGTGTTTGTGGATTATGAGGAGGGTCTGGTCTCCTTTTATAACGCAGATTCTGCAGCTCTTCTCTACTCCTTCACTGGCTGCTCCTTCACCGAGAAACTCTACCCAGTCTTCAGTCCTGGTTTTAGTGACTCCGCCCCTCTGATTATCTCCCCAGTCAACCAGTAAAGATGAAACTAATCATTGCTTTTGCAACAATCTGCTATTTtatacacatttgttttttgctcccatttttcgcAGGATTAAGTTAAACATAGAAATATTTCTCTgaaattttggtcacaaatttgttagaatctgtgtcagtgagcacttctccatccacctgacaggcgtgtctgattaaacagcatcattccTACACAGGCGTGTATTGGGACGGTCACAGTAAAATGTGATGTTTgatcacacagtgacacaaatgGAGCGTGTTGTTAACATGCTGACCGCCGGTATGTCCATCAGAGCTGCTGACTGTAAACTTAATTAACTTAATGTTCAATTTGTGTTGAAATTCTTCAGTTGTGCAGACAAATTGCCAGCTGACCAGATTTGTTGGCTTTTGATAATCTGGCCAGGGAAGATgttggatgtggaggtcctgagctggtgtggctACATGTGGTCTGtagttgtgaggctggttggatgtactgcagaATCCACAGAAACAACATTAGGGATGGCTTATGTTTGGTTTGAGGGAGTGTGCCAATGTGACGTCTGTGTCGTGTTGTGATCAAACATCAACTTTTCAGGTGTTCTTtcattgtgaccatcccaaaacacacctgtcaggtggatggattattttGGGAAAGGAGAAGTGACACTTAAGAAGGTTTAAGCAAATTTGCGACCAAAGTTTAAGAGAAATAtatcaataaaaacagttttacatCTTTAagttaaacctgtgaaaaatgggagcaaaacaaACGTGTTTAGATTTTTGTTTAGTGTACTCACAGCTGCAACAAATTAATTGTTAGTTGGTTTTATTAGTGTCCTAAGTgttatattgtaggcaactggacttgcttgagtttctaaAAGACGTTTCACCTCCCATCCAAGAGGCTGATGatgaatgatttaactgtctgCACatcagaggtgggtagtaactagttacatttactcagttacatttacttgagtaactttttggataaattgtacttttcagagtagatttaatgcaaaatactttttacttttacttgagttatattgttttaaagcaacaatactcttacttgatttatgttatgtttgtaaagatttaatttatttttgttttagttaaaggggtatcatttgaatttgcagattattatttttgattgattgattacgttcatgttcttattttacaaataaatcagacgttactcaacagttactcagtacttgagtagttttttcaccaaatactcttttactcttactcaagtaattatttggatgatatactttttgcttttacttgagtaatattgttctaaagtatcagtactcttacttgagtacaatatttggctactctacccacctctgctgCACATCCCGACCTCAACAAGACAGCTGTGTGGTCGCTCCTCGTGAACACGGGCAGCGTCGCTCTGCGGCCGCCTCTGGACGGTGcacagcagtgatccacagcaggagcaggacagcagctcacattcccaccatcacaccagtctttattcactgtaaagccctccccttctctcccagagtcctctgctctgtcagatcagtATACAGAAAAAGTGTCACCTGGTCAAATGGCACTGTCCAAGATTTCAGTGAATCAAAGGGTCTTACAGTCCCTGATATCCCGTCAGAAACTGACGCAGCATGGAGGTCGTCCAGTTTATTTCCAGCGTCTGTACAGCGGCAAGCAGGacgctagttcagctggtgcccaTTCTTCTACATCGTTCCcttgatgtttactgatgtttacatcaaCCTGGCTGATGAGTGACTCACAGTCACACGCCACCACCATCGAACACCAACCACAAAAATCACCATCAACACATGCAGAATAATCATAAGAGCATAAATGCAGCACACATTTCGCagagctgacagaaagaaaactgGAAACATCCACGTCTGCATCACCAGAATGCACTGGGCAGGAAGCCTGAGGCACTGGAAGCATACTGGGAGCACAGTGAGCAGGCACTGGTAGACAAGGAGTGGACCCTGAGGACACAACATGATGAGCAGGTAGGTCTGAAGTCCTTCAAACTGTGAGTGGATGATATGTCTGATTTCAGAACACGCTGGGTAATTTCACTGCTCTGTGATTTCTGGGAGATTTGTAGAGAGATCAGTGAGACACAGTCAGGCACTTCAACAATACAGGCCTCAGAGGGGCTATTGTCCGACGAATTTATCAGAGATAAACATCATATTTAAAGCACACACTTTTGTTACAGAGGCCTCAGCCTGTAAAATCTGTTTCAGGAGGTACAGGGAGAGAAGGAAAAGGTCGAGCATGGAAGAAGAGAGGTTCAGTGAAGAGGATCAAAACACACAAGAGGTTGCAAAAGCTCAGAAGGTATGCAATAACTTACTGTGACAATCCAATCTGCAGAAAATCACGGGTAAGTTACATTTGACTGTTACTATGTGAGATACCCAGTTTTAGGGGCACAATCCCCACAGTGATGGGTCgccaaaaaacaaccagtttagttgtttgttggtgttgaacagtgtctgcagctcagcaggcaTCTCTCctgtgtcacaccatccaccatccaccatcccctccacctgctGATGACGCAGTCAGCTCATATGTTGCATCACTTAAGAAATGTTGGTATGATACgtttgaaacatacaaatgcagCCTACTCATGGTTTTCAGAAACgttcagtgccaacattttcttccgcCTGATGCTTCTGTGAATAATGAATTGAATGAATTATTCTATGAATAATTTGAATTGCAACAACAGAGAAAGACACCAGCCTTCAAGCGTTCTGTAAAAATATTATTCAAatactgtaaaatgaaatattattttcatacagTAAGTCGAGCTACACGAGATCCTCACTCAAAAATAtgagagcagctgcagctcGCAGCGTGCATCCTCCCAAAACTCCGTCCCAAAGTCTGCACAGGCTGGATGGATTATGGTAATGTGTCAGAGGCCAAGTGCATGATGGGAATGGAGATGAGTGTGTCTGGGCCTGTTGGTTAGGATACGAGGCAGATTATGGAAATATGATGGTCTGGATTTCAGGTTTCCTCCAAAGCTCATAGACTTACAGTCTTATCTCAAACAGATTAACTTTCTGTGGaggtctgtctttctctcaacCTGACTCTTGTTCTCATgttcctcctgtctgtcttcagaGGTGTGTctccgtccgtctgtctgtctcacagctCCACATAATGTGGATTATCCTTCTCCTTGCCAACTCAACTCAAACCTGCCGTACCTGTGTGACAGACAAGGCCAACTGTGCCAACTCACCTCCGTGCACCGCCTCTCTGTACACACAGCATGACGATGGAGCGCAGGTAATGACTGAGGTGGAGGATTTAAGATGTGTTTCTGCATCCTGAGATGTTTGTTGAGTTTTTGTCAGCAGCTGCTCTCAGGTCTGAGCTGGTATTTTACATCACGCAGTACTCTGTAGTAAATTTATATAACTTTAACTTCTTCATTTATCTCTGAGGTCAGTGTTGTCTCTTTACTGCACTACAGTCTGACAGCTTCAGTTACTGTtcacagcccagtcaccagaataaatgatGGCAtggtgcatttctgcaaaccacagatacgttatatttgcacattattatgttacaagtacattaaaactttatgtttcaacaacgtCATGGTTCATGTGTGGTTCAGTTTAgatacaaaagacacaaaacacttTGTTACAGTTAGGAATACCCAGTTTGGGGGCCACAGCCCAGGCGAGTAATGCTGTGATGTCTTGGtgaaaaaaataaccacttttcatgctattattctgctggaaaaacaacaacggCTCTCCAAagaacacccacgtttggaggctaaaaagctgctggaaacacagggatgactcgctaaaaacaactggttttgttgtttgttggtgtcgAACAGTGAACTACACATGGCACTACCTTGgtaggaaacacagcgatgtctcagCGACCTTTTGTGGCACAATCGTTCAAATAATGCTGTGATGTCTCAGTTAACAAACGACCACTTTTCATGCTATTATTCTGCTGGAAAAACTGCAATGGCTCTCCAAAAAACGCCCATGTTTGGAGACTAAAAAACtgctggataaaaaaaaacaactgcatttcATGGCATTATTCCTGgtttaaaaacagtgacaggtcacgacaaaacacccacgtttggaggctaaaagctgctggaaacacagctaaAGACAGCGAGCTAAAAACaactagttttgttgtttgttggtgtcgACCAGTGAACTACACGTGGCACTACCTCGGCGTGCtgtagcattgttccgacctctcattagtccagcgtcccgttgttctgatatgtgattatactaggctatactgtatttgtgtaccatagaggatcagcaacacaacaaaagtaggctactggtcgagatacaagtgtcatagagaggagagagtgaaacaccataacctcctgttattaactctggggagcactccacggtgctgaacggctcccggcgggcgtatttctgccttgatggtgcaccgcaaccggctctgggtcagctgggaaaggcttgaggcggagcaggctcacagcttatgtgtttgccactttctttttcattttaacccacaccatgatcttttcctgaccctaaccaagtggtttttgtgcctaaacctaaccagaccttaaccacagggcatcatgatgatttcggaacaacgggacttcggaacagtgagtttaatatggtcggaacaatgggatgtcagaccaatgggccaACCCCCTAcctctgcaggaaacacagcggtGTCTCAGCGaccttttgtggcactatcgTGCAAATGATGCTGTGATGTCTCAGTTAACAAACGACCACTTTTCATGtcccgctggaaaaacagctgtAGGTCtccacaaaacacccacatttagtgAGTAAAAAATGCTGCAGacacagcagtgactcactaaaaaaacaaccagtgttgTTGTGCTGGTGTTGAACGgtgtctgcagctcagcaggcgtctctcctcagtgtcccaccatccaccatcccctccacctgctgatgacagtcagctcatatattgcgtcactttagaaacgttgatgtGTTGCTG
Encoded here:
- the LOC125883174 gene encoding E3 ubiquitin-protein ligase TRIM21-like translates to MMAANCLPSEDQLLCSICLEVFTDPVTLPCGHNFCKSCITQHLRFNSQRQCPMCKEQVNRKCKLKVNTFISEMAAQFRQSAERKSGDSSEQQVETPAEASSDVPIGTKRTRLKSCLWLGLACLTVGLAINYQLHQTISSLKIHQLFGADASHKFHHIVPLKEEYEVKKTELLKTEAAILYKIVERQLKLQEIRQWAKLSKEATDRERADGVQVFNTLIQSLERAQAELIGMTEAKQKTTNKQAKDFIQGLEQEISELIRRRDEVKQLSRSEDHLHFLQSFPSVTAAPLANKLPEFSVCPASYGRILRTTLVTAVDQLTKSARNKMEKLDEADLKSIQQTAVDVTLDPDTAHPTLILSDDGKQVHYGGETEDEIPDNFVLGKQGFSCERFSYDVQVKGKTVWVLGVVKESVRNEELYQNSENDYWAILQFQKDFFALTGKAVSFSVSDPPEKVRVFVDYEEGLVSFYNADSAALLYSFTGCSFTEKLYPVFSPGFSDSAPLIISPVNQ